A window from Sphingobacterium hotanense encodes these proteins:
- a CDS encoding IS110 family RNA-guided transposase yields the protein MAVSGLPFILDRGCGLDVHKDTVVATIKGSDFDTETKTFLTFTDDLYDLVQWLQSHSITQVAMESTGVYWRPVYAVLEDYFHILLVNARHIKNVPGQKTDKKDSEWISKLLLSGLLKGSFIPAQHIRELRELYRHRRKLIAMRTAEKNRLQNILESANVKLRSVVSDVFGVSAMEMVRSMAKGQSDPLLLASMAKGSLVKKHAELIKALTGKVTDHHRFMLTLILQSIDHINLQIAQSEAQMEQYARIMYRELELLETIPGVSSKVALGIVSEIGTDMTQFATHQNLSSWAGVCPGNNESAGKKYSSRTTHGNKYLKTTLVEAAWVASRSKANPLLAVKHHQIAARRGHKKATIAIAHKILTAAYHVLRDMEPYQLHPQDIKILENRRLKRIDRLQKQLSTLKNTSYK from the coding sequence ATGGCTGTCAGCGGATTACCCTTTATTCTTGATCGTGGCTGTGGACTGGATGTCCATAAAGACACAGTAGTTGCTACCATTAAAGGTAGTGATTTTGATACAGAGACAAAAACCTTCTTAACTTTTACGGATGACCTGTATGATTTAGTGCAATGGCTTCAATCCCATTCCATTACACAGGTTGCCATGGAGAGCACCGGTGTTTACTGGCGACCGGTTTACGCGGTTTTGGAAGATTACTTTCACATTTTGTTGGTCAATGCCCGCCACATCAAGAATGTTCCGGGGCAGAAGACCGATAAGAAGGATAGCGAATGGATCTCCAAACTGCTTCTTTCCGGTCTACTGAAGGGTAGCTTCATTCCAGCACAACATATCCGGGAGCTCAGGGAGCTCTACCGACATAGACGCAAGCTGATCGCGATGCGGACTGCAGAAAAGAACCGGTTGCAGAACATCCTTGAATCTGCCAACGTCAAACTGCGGAGCGTGGTCAGCGACGTATTCGGTGTAAGCGCCATGGAAATGGTCCGATCCATGGCTAAAGGTCAGAGCGATCCTTTGCTGTTGGCAAGCATGGCCAAGGGTTCACTGGTCAAGAAACACGCAGAACTGATTAAAGCACTTACTGGCAAGGTCACAGATCACCACCGCTTCATGTTGACCCTTATACTGCAATCCATCGATCATATCAATCTACAAATAGCACAATCAGAGGCTCAGATGGAACAGTACGCAAGGATCATGTATCGGGAGCTGGAACTACTGGAGACTATTCCGGGAGTGTCTTCCAAAGTAGCATTAGGAATCGTCTCAGAGATCGGTACGGACATGACCCAATTTGCAACACATCAGAACCTTTCCTCATGGGCTGGTGTTTGCCCGGGCAACAATGAGAGTGCAGGAAAAAAGTATTCCTCCAGAACAACACATGGAAATAAGTATCTCAAGACAACGCTCGTAGAGGCCGCATGGGTAGCTTCTAGATCCAAGGCCAATCCCTTACTTGCAGTCAAGCATCACCAGATCGCTGCCCGAAGAGGACATAAGAAGGCGACAATAGCCATTGCACATAAGATATTGACCGCTGCATACCATGTGCTGAGGGACATGGAACCCTATCAATTACATCCCCAGGATATAAAAATACTGGAAAATAGAAGACTTAAAAGAATTGACAGATTACAGAAACAATTGAGTACCCTGAAGAACACGTCTTATAAATAA
- a CDS encoding cysteine desulfurase family protein has product MSFLYFDNNATSRMDDEVLQAMLPYLQESYGNASSVQHKLGRAANAAIDQARIHLAERLGCAPKEIYFTSGATESISTVLKGVSQAYNRKGKHIITCKTEHKAVLATCESLAKQGYEITYLDVDAQGNIDLNVLTKAIRPDTILVSIMSANNETGVLHPIDKIANICQEKDVLFFCDATQHIGKLPIDLQEVAIDILCLSAHKFHGPKGIGALFIRRKSKPIQIPSLITGGNQEHGLRGGTYAVPQIVGMGEAVKHFEFDSQIETIRDYFESELQQQVEEVKVHASGTLRIPNTSNVLIKHVRSTELMTKVPEMALSSGSACVSGSRDPSHVLKAMGMDDEDVFCSSRFSFSKYTTKEDIDLSIQQIKRAVAQIRATSPIWQMYKEGLI; this is encoded by the coding sequence ATGAGTTTTCTATATTTTGATAATAATGCGACCAGCAGAATGGATGATGAGGTTCTTCAGGCTATGCTTCCTTATCTACAAGAGTCGTATGGGAATGCCTCAAGTGTGCAGCATAAACTCGGTCGGGCGGCAAACGCGGCCATAGATCAGGCGCGAATACATCTCGCAGAGAGATTAGGCTGTGCGCCAAAAGAAATCTACTTCACTTCCGGCGCTACAGAAAGCATTAGTACCGTTTTAAAAGGGGTTTCTCAAGCCTACAACAGAAAAGGGAAACATATAATTACTTGCAAAACGGAACACAAAGCTGTTTTGGCGACTTGTGAAAGTTTAGCCAAACAGGGTTACGAGATAACTTATCTCGATGTCGATGCGCAGGGGAATATTGATTTGAACGTTTTAACGAAAGCCATACGTCCGGATACAATTTTAGTTTCTATAATGTCTGCAAATAATGAAACTGGCGTATTACATCCGATCGATAAAATTGCAAATATCTGTCAAGAGAAAGACGTTCTATTTTTCTGCGACGCAACACAGCATATCGGAAAATTACCCATTGATTTACAAGAAGTAGCAATCGACATCTTATGCTTAAGTGCACATAAATTTCACGGCCCTAAGGGCATTGGTGCTTTGTTCATACGTAGAAAAAGCAAGCCTATTCAAATCCCTAGCCTCATCACTGGGGGGAACCAAGAACATGGCCTGCGCGGTGGCACTTATGCCGTCCCGCAGATTGTGGGCATGGGCGAAGCAGTAAAACACTTTGAATTCGATAGCCAGATTGAGACGATTAGAGATTACTTTGAATCGGAGCTACAGCAACAAGTAGAAGAGGTAAAAGTTCATGCTAGCGGTACATTGCGCATTCCAAACACAAGCAATGTATTAATCAAACACGTGCGCTCGACGGAATTGATGACTAAGGTTCCTGAAATGGCTTTATCATCCGGCTCTGCCTGCGTATCGGGTTCACGAGATCCATCGCACGTCCTGAAAGCGATGGGTATGGACGATGAAGATGTTTTTTGCAGCAGTCGTTTCAGCTTTAGTAAATACACAACAAAGGAAGATATTGATCTTTCCATACAACAGATCAAGCGTGCTGTGGCACAAATTAGAGCAACTTCGCCTATCTGGCAAATGTATAAAGAGGGGCTAATTTGA
- a CDS encoding mechanosensitive ion channel family protein — MNWFSVERSLERLVDSVVIALPKIAVGFFILIVGRYVIKFALKFIDSRFEKRNVDRSIRSFLKSIIKFTLYGLLLLTVASTMGIQTTSFIAALSAFGLAVGMALQGSLSNFAGGVLILLFRPFDVGDYISSAAGATGTVERIDLLYTTMIDDDGIRVFTPNGPLANSVIKNFTKIASRRMQFTLNVSYDTNIKVAREAVLSVLKADERILDKPMPEVVVGDLKETGITLVVRAWAKREVFWATKNEISEQVKNILDGKNVVFPQNIVKVIGDQPNADETPVA, encoded by the coding sequence ATGAATTGGTTTTCTGTAGAAAGAAGTTTAGAACGACTAGTAGACTCAGTAGTAATCGCGCTGCCTAAGATTGCAGTAGGATTTTTTATACTAATTGTCGGACGCTATGTAATCAAATTTGCGCTTAAATTTATCGATAGCAGATTCGAGAAGAGAAATGTCGACCGTTCGATTCGTTCTTTTCTAAAAAGCATTATCAAATTTACGCTTTATGGTCTATTGTTGCTTACGGTAGCCAGTACGATGGGTATTCAAACTACTTCCTTTATCGCTGCCTTGTCTGCCTTCGGTTTGGCAGTGGGTATGGCGCTTCAGGGTAGTTTATCCAATTTCGCAGGGGGCGTATTAATCCTCTTATTCCGTCCGTTTGATGTTGGCGACTATATTTCCAGCGCGGCAGGAGCAACAGGAACTGTAGAACGTATCGACTTGCTGTACACAACAATGATTGACGACGACGGTATCCGCGTATTCACGCCTAATGGTCCTTTAGCCAATTCGGTCATCAAGAATTTTACGAAGATTGCCTCCCGTCGTATGCAATTTACTCTGAATGTGTCTTACGATACAAATATCAAAGTAGCGCGTGAAGCGGTTCTGTCAGTTCTGAAAGCGGACGAGCGTATTTTGGACAAACCTATGCCAGAAGTCGTAGTAGGGGATTTGAAAGAAACAGGAATTACGTTAGTTGTACGTGCTTGGGCGAAGCGTGAAGTATTTTGGGCAACCAAAAATGAAATTAGCGAACAAGTCAAGAATATACTCGATGGTAAGAATGTAGTTTTCCCGCAAAACATTGTGAAGGTTATTGGCGATCAACCCAATGCGGATGAAACTCCCGTCGCTTAA
- a CDS encoding glycerol-3-phosphate dehydrogenase/oxidase, whose translation MQFETARKNQLEKIKQTTLWDLVIIGGGATGLGTAVDAASRGFKVLLIEKYDFAKGTSSKSTKLVHGGVRYLANGDIKLVIGALKERGLIFKNAPHVSSAQSFVIPLYSTFDKLKYLIGLKLYDWLAGSLRIGKSVLLSKKEVVEKLPHIKQEGLTGGILYYDGQFDDARLAVNLAQTAISHGATVLNYMDAIGIDKDQHGKVCGVTFSDTEDGTTYKAIAKTVINATGIFVDDILKLDTATHKNLVRPSQGSHIVIDKKFLDGYDALMIPETSDGRVLFGVPWHDKVLLGTTDIPINTHQIEPRPMEDEIEFILATAKSYLNPYPTRNDILSIYAGLRPLAAPKDNDTGSTKEISRDHKLLVSDSNLITITGGKWTTYRKMAQDTVDAAIKAGDLPHVACRTMSLPIHGSTDQIQAGHWTYYGIDYNQIQALMQENESLKELLLPEYEFTKAEVVWACRHEMIRQVEDFLARRCRLLLLDAKAAKRAAPVVADLMAGELDKSQEWRDNQIKLFNELANNYLL comes from the coding sequence ATGCAATTCGAAACTGCAAGAAAAAACCAACTTGAAAAGATAAAACAGACAACATTATGGGATCTCGTCATCATTGGCGGCGGAGCTACCGGACTTGGTACTGCAGTTGATGCAGCGAGCCGTGGATTCAAGGTCTTATTAATCGAGAAATACGACTTCGCAAAAGGAACCTCCAGCAAGAGCACAAAATTGGTGCATGGCGGTGTTAGGTATCTGGCAAATGGTGATATTAAGCTTGTCATTGGTGCGTTGAAAGAGCGAGGACTCATTTTTAAGAATGCGCCTCATGTTTCCTCCGCACAGTCTTTCGTTATTCCTCTCTACTCGACATTCGATAAACTAAAATATCTGATCGGTCTAAAACTCTACGATTGGTTGGCCGGCAGCTTGCGGATTGGGAAATCTGTCTTGCTCTCGAAGAAAGAAGTGGTAGAAAAGCTACCTCATATAAAGCAGGAGGGCCTAACGGGAGGCATCCTGTACTACGACGGGCAATTTGACGATGCTCGCCTAGCGGTCAATTTAGCGCAGACTGCGATCAGCCATGGCGCAACGGTATTGAACTATATGGATGCCATTGGCATCGATAAAGATCAACATGGTAAGGTATGTGGAGTTACTTTCAGCGATACAGAAGATGGGACTACTTATAAAGCTATAGCTAAAACCGTTATCAATGCCACTGGGATTTTCGTAGACGACATTTTAAAGCTGGATACCGCTACTCATAAGAACCTAGTACGTCCGAGTCAGGGCTCGCATATCGTGATCGACAAAAAATTCCTAGATGGATATGATGCATTAATGATTCCCGAAACGAGCGATGGCCGCGTACTCTTTGGCGTACCTTGGCATGATAAAGTCTTGTTAGGCACAACCGACATACCGATCAATACGCATCAGATTGAGCCTAGACCTATGGAAGACGAGATCGAGTTTATTTTGGCAACCGCCAAATCTTACTTGAATCCTTACCCTACGCGCAATGATATTTTAAGTATCTACGCGGGTTTACGTCCATTAGCAGCTCCCAAAGACAACGATACGGGCAGCACAAAAGAGATTTCTCGCGATCACAAACTCTTGGTTAGCGACTCCAATCTGATCACGATCACCGGCGGGAAATGGACAACCTACAGGAAGATGGCTCAAGATACCGTCGATGCGGCAATTAAAGCGGGAGATTTACCGCATGTTGCCTGCAGAACGATGAGTCTCCCCATTCATGGTTCGACCGATCAAATTCAAGCTGGACACTGGACCTATTACGGAATCGACTATAATCAGATTCAAGCATTGATGCAAGAAAATGAAAGCTTGAAGGAACTCCTGCTCCCCGAATATGAATTTACAAAAGCAGAGGTCGTATGGGCCTGTCGCCATGAGATGATTCGACAGGTCGAAGATTTTCTTGCACGTCGTTGCAGGCTATTACTCTTGGATGCAAAGGCAGCGAAAAGAGCAGCTCCGGTAGTTGCTGATCTTATGGCCGGCGAACTAGACAAATCGCAAGAATGGCGTGATAATCAAATTAAACTATTCAATGAATTAGCAAACAATTACCTTTTATAA
- a CDS encoding HesB/IscA family protein, with protein sequence MVTITDKAKERISTIMQQENYDSNYFVRVAVESGGCSGLSYKLNFDNEEKKGDQFFEDNGVKICLDIKSYLYLAGTELDYSDGLNGKGFEFHNPNASRTCACGESFSV encoded by the coding sequence ATGGTGACCATTACAGATAAAGCAAAAGAACGAATCAGCACAATCATGCAACAAGAAAACTACGATAGCAATTATTTCGTACGTGTGGCTGTGGAAAGTGGCGGTTGTTCGGGGCTATCTTATAAGCTTAATTTTGACAACGAAGAGAAAAAAGGCGATCAGTTTTTTGAAGATAACGGTGTCAAAATCTGTTTAGATATTAAGTCTTACTTATATCTGGCAGGAACAGAATTAGACTATTCCGACGGATTGAATGGAAAGGGATTTGAATTCCACAATCCTAATGCGTCGAGAACCTGCGCCTGTGGCGAGAGTTTTTCGGTGTAA
- a CDS encoding Gfo/Idh/MocA family oxidoreductase: MKENNNSSRRDFIKKSLIGAAAFTIVPRFVLGKGYLAPSDHLTKGVIGVGSMGRGHFNYAGTKTVAICDVDTRHLALAQKALGGGVKEHHDFRDLINNPEVDIVHIATPPHWHGLMAVEAARSGKDIWCEKPMTRTIGEGKKVKEAVAQHGNIFRLNTWFRFDANFYGMNVPVKKIKKLVDTGMLGWPLKVTISKHTGFDWKFYWVGKENLPVQQVPKELDYEMWLGPAPYKPYSAHRTHLTFRGYWDYDGGGLGDMGQHYLDPVQYFLGKDNESPVAIEVDAPQQHSDAVGTWRKITYTYADGCQIILDGAGTEEGKAYIEGPNGKLYRGFVSDIPDLERKLAQYPEPAPQVTDFVEAVRTRQKFALNEQNGYYSCTLVNLGLAALRLNRNLKFDSDKQEFVNDDAANRLINQPMRGPWTF; the protein is encoded by the coding sequence ATGAAAGAAAACAATAATTCTTCTAGACGCGATTTTATCAAGAAATCGTTGATCGGGGCGGCTGCTTTTACCATTGTACCTAGATTTGTACTTGGAAAGGGATATTTAGCCCCTAGTGACCATTTAACAAAGGGTGTTATTGGTGTTGGATCAATGGGTCGTGGACACTTCAACTATGCGGGTACAAAGACCGTTGCGATTTGTGATGTGGACACGCGCCACTTAGCGTTAGCGCAGAAGGCTCTTGGGGGCGGTGTGAAAGAGCACCATGATTTTAGGGATTTGATCAATAATCCTGAAGTGGATATTGTACATATCGCTACGCCACCGCACTGGCATGGTTTGATGGCGGTTGAAGCTGCGCGCTCTGGAAAAGATATCTGGTGTGAGAAGCCGATGACCAGAACGATCGGTGAAGGTAAGAAAGTAAAAGAAGCTGTTGCTCAGCATGGTAATATTTTTAGACTAAATACTTGGTTCCGTTTTGATGCGAACTTCTACGGGATGAACGTTCCGGTGAAAAAGATCAAAAAATTAGTTGATACCGGTATGTTAGGCTGGCCATTGAAAGTTACGATTTCAAAACATACAGGTTTTGACTGGAAGTTCTATTGGGTTGGAAAGGAAAACTTGCCAGTTCAACAGGTTCCTAAAGAATTGGATTATGAGATGTGGTTAGGTCCTGCACCATATAAGCCATATAGCGCACACCGTACGCACTTGACCTTTAGAGGTTATTGGGATTATGATGGTGGCGGTCTTGGAGACATGGGACAACATTATCTGGATCCTGTACAATATTTCTTGGGCAAGGACAATGAGAGCCCTGTTGCTATCGAAGTAGATGCGCCTCAGCAACATTCAGATGCTGTGGGTACTTGGCGTAAGATTACCTATACCTATGCTGACGGTTGCCAGATTATCTTAGATGGTGCCGGTACAGAAGAGGGTAAGGCTTATATCGAAGGACCGAACGGTAAGTTGTACCGTGGATTCGTTTCCGATATTCCAGATTTGGAGCGCAAATTAGCTCAATACCCAGAGCCCGCTCCACAGGTTACAGATTTTGTTGAAGCAGTTCGTACGCGTCAGAAATTTGCTTTGAACGAGCAAAACGGTTATTACTCATGTACGCTAGTGAACTTAGGTCTTGCGGCGTTGCGTTTGAACAGAAACTTGAAATTCGATTCGGATAAGCAAGAATTTGTGAACGACGATGCAGCAAACAGATTAATCAATCAACCAATGAGAGGTCCTTGGACATTTTAA
- a CDS encoding DUF3810 domain-containing protein encodes MKSNKSTKSLYIWSGGCIALILLLNWFVTDSERVEAVYSRAFYPFYQYLPKLIFGLLPFSVGDLLYLAIVLFLLYLVVRTIVFLFKKQFHYAWRGVLTLVGTALSLYIFFHLAWAINYYRVPVSKQLQLSVDTILLEDHLGVLDEQIQLANSLREKLDLDGKVRTSVNAQIEELMDADQEFPMLSKTQIHIKKPLSSVLISSFGTSGYLNPFSNEAHANTDMPITSYPFTVTHELAHQMGIGLEDECNFIAYVKRRNHQDPWFQYAAYYESIQYLLRSLYLVDEPMFQKYKAKLSGGIKSDLKKDQLYWENYTGWLTDLSGIFYDQYLKHNNQREGMARYGLVTRLIIAYEMNLKNGRGSIR; translated from the coding sequence ATGAAATCCAACAAATCAACGAAATCGCTTTATATCTGGTCAGGGGGCTGTATAGCCCTAATCTTGCTGTTGAATTGGTTTGTAACAGATTCCGAAAGGGTAGAGGCTGTTTATAGTCGTGCTTTCTATCCTTTCTATCAATACCTCCCAAAACTTATATTCGGACTGCTTCCCTTTAGCGTAGGAGATCTGCTTTATCTTGCTATCGTCCTGTTTTTGCTCTATCTCGTCGTTCGAACCATAGTTTTCCTGTTCAAAAAGCAGTTTCACTACGCTTGGCGAGGAGTATTAACGTTAGTTGGCACCGCGCTATCACTGTATATATTCTTTCACTTGGCATGGGCGATCAATTATTATCGAGTCCCGGTCAGCAAGCAACTTCAGCTATCGGTCGACACTATTCTTCTGGAAGATCATCTAGGCGTATTGGACGAGCAAATACAGCTAGCGAATAGCTTGCGAGAAAAATTAGATCTTGATGGCAAAGTCCGAACCAGCGTGAATGCGCAAATTGAAGAGCTGATGGATGCTGATCAAGAGTTTCCTATGCTTAGCAAAACACAAATTCATATTAAGAAACCATTAAGTTCAGTGCTTATATCATCCTTTGGAACATCAGGTTATCTGAATCCATTCAGTAATGAAGCACATGCAAATACCGATATGCCCATAACATCTTATCCTTTTACGGTTACTCATGAACTGGCACATCAAATGGGGATTGGACTGGAAGATGAATGTAATTTCATCGCTTATGTCAAGCGTCGGAATCATCAAGATCCCTGGTTTCAGTATGCAGCCTATTACGAAAGCATACAATACCTTTTAAGGTCACTTTATCTTGTTGACGAGCCTATGTTTCAAAAATATAAAGCGAAGCTCTCAGGGGGCATAAAAAGCGATTTAAAGAAAGATCAATTGTACTGGGAGAATTATACAGGCTGGTTGACTGATCTATCAGGAATATTTTACGATCAATACCTTAAACATAACAATCAACGAGAAGGCATGGCTCGCTATGGCTTAGTAACTAGATTGATTATTGCCTATGAAATGAATTTGAAGAATGGGAGAGGAAGCATTCGTTAA
- a CDS encoding MIP/aquaporin family protein has protein sequence MSPFVAEYLGTAVMILLGGGVVANVVLKGTKGNNGGWIVITTAWALAVFVGVTIAGPYSGAHLNCAVTIANLALGKLDLVTTLSYIGAQFLGAMTGAFVVWLMYKDHFDQTDDAGAKQAVFCTAPALRNPPINLVSEVVGTFVLIFTILHFTDAKMADDSVIGLGSIGAIPVAFVVWVIGLSLGGTTGYAINPARDLGPRIMHALLPIKNKAGFDAGYAWVPFLGPIIGALLAVALYSCIY, from the coding sequence ATGAGTCCATTTGTAGCAGAATACTTAGGAACGGCAGTCATGATCCTCCTTGGGGGCGGCGTGGTTGCCAATGTGGTGCTAAAAGGCACAAAAGGTAATAATGGAGGTTGGATCGTGATAACGACCGCCTGGGCGCTCGCTGTTTTTGTCGGCGTCACGATTGCGGGGCCTTATAGCGGTGCACATCTAAACTGTGCGGTGACTATCGCCAATTTAGCTTTGGGAAAATTAGATTTAGTAACGACCTTAAGTTATATCGGCGCACAATTTTTAGGCGCTATGACCGGCGCTTTTGTGGTTTGGTTGATGTATAAGGACCATTTCGATCAGACAGATGATGCCGGCGCTAAGCAGGCCGTATTCTGCACTGCTCCTGCCCTGCGCAATCCTCCAATCAACCTAGTCTCTGAGGTGGTAGGAACGTTTGTGCTTATTTTTACGATTCTTCACTTTACAGATGCAAAGATGGCTGATGATTCTGTGATTGGCTTAGGATCTATCGGGGCTATTCCTGTTGCTTTTGTCGTATGGGTGATCGGATTGTCCTTAGGCGGTACAACAGGCTACGCTATTAATCCAGCCAGAGATCTAGGCCCGAGAATCATGCATGCCCTATTACCGATCAAAAATAAAGCAGGGTTTGATGCAGGTTATGCTTGGGTTCCGTTTTTAGGCCCAATTATTGGAGCCTTGTTGGCAGTAGCGCTCTATAGCTGCATATATTAG
- the glpK gene encoding glycerol kinase GlpK: MKEYIIALDQGTTSSRAILFNKKGEIVNISQKEFQQIYPKSGWVEHDPQEIWSSQLAVLTEVLAKSKTKLDAIKGIGITNQRETTIVWNRRTGAPIYNAIVWQDRRTAEYCAQLIKDGHLDEVQEKTGLLIDSYFSATKIKWILDHVKGACKLAEKGELAFGTVDSWLIWNLTDGKTHVTDVTNASRSMLYNINTLSWDQDLLKLFDIPESMLPEVKSSSEIYGETSGELGSRKIPIAGIAGDQQAALFGQMCLKKGMAKNTYGTGCFLLMNVGNKPVKSKNKLVTTIGWKIGKEVVYALEGSVFIGGAVVQWLRDELKIIKKSSDVEALATSVDSTEGVYLVPAFAGLGAPHWDANARGTLFGISRGTSDAHIARAALESIAYQTYDILKAMESDAGAKIKELRVDGGATQNNFLMQFQADILKTNVVRPEITETTAMGAAFLAGLAVGFWKDVKEIEALWKEDKLIVPTKSNKLSNNLKEWNRAVKAVKYWSENPE; this comes from the coding sequence ATGAAAGAATACATTATAGCTTTAGACCAAGGTACCACGAGTTCTCGTGCTATACTTTTCAATAAAAAAGGTGAAATCGTTAATATATCACAGAAAGAATTCCAACAAATCTATCCGAAGTCAGGCTGGGTTGAGCACGATCCGCAAGAGATTTGGTCGAGCCAATTAGCCGTGTTAACAGAAGTACTCGCTAAATCAAAAACTAAATTAGATGCCATCAAAGGTATAGGCATCACCAATCAACGGGAGACCACGATTGTATGGAATCGACGTACCGGTGCACCGATCTACAACGCTATCGTGTGGCAAGACCGTAGAACGGCTGAATATTGTGCACAATTGATTAAAGATGGACATTTGGATGAAGTACAAGAAAAAACAGGACTATTAATTGATTCCTACTTCTCGGCAACCAAAATCAAGTGGATTTTAGATCACGTAAAAGGAGCCTGCAAGCTCGCTGAGAAAGGCGAATTAGCTTTTGGAACAGTTGACTCCTGGTTGATCTGGAATCTGACCGATGGCAAAACACATGTAACCGACGTGACGAATGCATCACGCAGCATGTTATACAACATCAATACTTTGTCCTGGGACCAAGATCTATTGAAGCTTTTTGACATCCCCGAGAGCATGCTTCCGGAAGTAAAGAGTTCCTCTGAAATCTATGGCGAGACCTCCGGCGAATTGGGCAGTCGGAAGATTCCAATCGCAGGAATCGCAGGCGACCAGCAAGCCGCATTATTCGGACAGATGTGCTTGAAGAAAGGTATGGCCAAGAATACCTACGGAACAGGATGTTTCTTGCTGATGAATGTGGGCAATAAGCCGGTAAAGTCGAAAAATAAGTTGGTGACCACGATTGGCTGGAAGATCGGGAAAGAGGTCGTCTATGCGCTGGAAGGTTCTGTATTTATCGGTGGCGCTGTTGTTCAATGGCTACGCGATGAGTTGAAGATTATCAAGAAATCCAGCGATGTGGAAGCTTTAGCGACCAGCGTAGACAGCACCGAGGGCGTTTATCTGGTTCCCGCCTTTGCCGGATTAGGGGCGCCACATTGGGATGCGAATGCCCGCGGGACGTTATTTGGTATCTCAAGAGGAACTTCAGATGCACATATCGCACGTGCTGCATTAGAAAGCATTGCGTATCAAACCTACGATATCTTAAAAGCTATGGAATCTGATGCGGGCGCTAAGATTAAGGAACTGCGTGTGGATGGTGGAGCGACACAAAACAACTTCCTGATGCAATTTCAAGCCGACATCTTAAAAACGAACGTCGTGCGTCCGGAAATCACGGAAACGACTGCTATGGGGGCAGCCTTTCTCGCAGGCCTTGCTGTTGGTTTTTGGAAAGACGTCAAGGAGATTGAAGCGTTATGGAAAGAAGACAAATTGATTGTTCCCACGAAATCGAACAAGCTTTCGAACAATTTGAAGGAGTGGAACCGCGCGGTTAAAGCCGTAAAATATTGGTCAGAAAATCCAGAATAA